The genomic DNA CCCGAACCGCACATCCCCGGCGCGAGTAGAGGCCTGGAGGATGGGCAGGCATTGGCGCAAGGGCAGCTGCGCGTGAAGCTGGGGTTGGTGGTGCCGCTGGCCGAGGCGGCGACAGCGCACCAGCAGTTGGAGACGCGCGCCACGGTGGGCAAGGTGGTGCTGCGCGTGG from Myxococcus stipitatus includes the following:
- a CDS encoding zinc-binding dehydrogenase; the encoded protein is MAEAQALVRDSVHGPEPHIPGASRGLEDGQALAQGQLRVKLGLVVPLAEAATAHQQLETRATVGKVVLRV